The Neisseria animaloris genome segment CGCGGGCGCGTTCCATGATTTTTTGATTGGGATTGCGCACCACCAGCTTTTTGGCGCGGGAAGCCTGCGTTTTCGGCGCGGCGGGTTTGCCTGCGGCTTCTTTTACGCCTGTTTTATTCTTAAGGCCGTCTGAAAACTTGCCTGTGTTTTTGCGGGCAGCCTTTTTCTTGGCCGGTGCGCCGTCGCGCAATTCACGTTTGCTTGAGATTTTTTTGGTGTTCACTAAAAGCTCCTAACGCATTTTCCTGAAAGGAAAACGGTTCTTCTGCGGCTTGTGCGGCAGGATGGGTTGTTAAAAAAATAAATAAGATGGGTTTTCAGACGGCCTTTTGTAGGGTCGGGGCCGCCTGAAATTAATTCAACCGTAGGTCGGATACTTGTATCCGACACACAATGGAATGCCCGCGATTTTGTCGGATTCGAGAATCCGACCTACTGCTTACGGAGATGCGGGATACTCGGGTCAAGCCCGAGTATGACGGGCATATCGTTTTTTTCAAGTAAGGCCGTCTGAAATTAATTTAACCGTAAGTCGGATACAAGTATCCGACCTAGCTGCTAATTCAGTACGGGCGGTTCGGAAAGCGGCTCGGTTTGCCCGGCTTCTGTTTCTTCTTCGTCGCCGCTTTCGGCGGGTTCAATCAAGTCGGGCAATACCAGCTCGCCCAATTCGGTAAGCGGCGGCAGTTCTTCCAAACTTTCCAACTGCAAATCGCTTAAAAACACATTGGTCGTCGCCCATAAAGCGGGGCGGCCGATGGAATCGCGGTGGCCGATAATCTCAATCCAGCCACGGTCTTGCAGCGTCTGCATCACGTTTTGCGACACCGCCACGCCGCGTATGCCTTCGATGTCGCCGCGCGTAACCGGCTGCTGGTAGGCGATAATCGCCAGCGTTTCCATCACCGCACGCGAATAGCGCGGCGCGCGCTGTTCCTGCAAACTGCCCAACCGCTCGAATGCGGCTTGGGCAATCTGAAAACGCCAGCCTTCATGCGTATGCACCAACTGCAAAGCGCGGTTTTGCCAGCGGGTTTTCAAGTTTGCCAGCACATCGATCAGCTTGTCGGGCGACAGCGGCGGCACGCACAACTCGCGCATGGTTTTTTCGCTTAAAGGCTCGGTTTGGGTTAAAAGCGCGGCTTCAATCAGCGCATCGGGGGGGAGTTTTTCGGTCATGGGAAAAGCACAGAATAAATAATACTAAGTAACATTTTTAGGATTTATACTCTTGAATCTTCTTTAATATTTCATTTTTTAAAAAAATATCCTCGTCAACGAGTGCAAGTTGTTTTAAATTTTCCATTTCCTTTTTATTCATGTTTTTTTTACCAAGCCACCAATGAAACATACCGTTTCTATTATGCTCAGGGCTTTCCTCATGCTTCCTTTTATGACTTATAACTTGCATAACAAATAATTCATCAGGATACATACCCAAGCTTATCCAACTGACATTGGCCCTAATGCGACTTAGAAATAATCTTTTGTATTTAATAAGATTTTCTTTTCTTTTAAATTTACTCATAATCATTTTTTTATTCATTTTCTTGCTCCAAAACTATTCATCAAATGTACCTGTATCAAATACTTGTTGCTGACGCTTTTGAATAGTCTCTCTTCTTTGAGAATCTTTTTCTTTTCTTAATCCTTTACAAAAATCTTTTTGCTCTTTTGACATTTTTCTATTATCTGCATCAGTAAATGGTTCAAAAGTTTCTGTACTCATACGAGGCCCATCATTGCTTCCAAGATGTACATGAGGAGGATCATGCTCAGCCCTAGAACCCGGAGGAGTAGCATTTGGCCCAGGATTTGCATGAACGGAAGTTCCTTTTTTACCTGGTAAAATTCTAATTAATCCTAATGGATCAGCCCAAGTTTGCGCATTCGGAAAAGCAAAATAAGCATTGCTTCCGCCTGCCAAGCCTATCGGGTCTTGGGTCATAAACCTGCCGAAATTAGGATCGTAATAACGATGAAAATTGTAATGCAGGCCTGATTCGGGGTCGTAATATTGCCCTTGCAGTCTGAAAGGCTGATGAACATTTGGAACAAGGGATTCTGCAAAAGTTAACTGCCCCCATGCGCGGTATTTACCATACCACACTAAATTACCATCTTTATCCGTCATCTCGCGAGGAGAGCTTGCTTGATCACAATGAAAATAGAAGATGGTTTCATTGGTTTCGCCTTCTGCATTTGTCCAATTGTGAACTTGGGCTAAAGGTTCGTAGCTGTTTTGGTCGGCATAGGTATAGGTGTAACGCCCGTTGGCGTAAATCTCTTGAAACAGGCGCGAGCCGTCCCAAAGAAATTCGGTAATGTTGGTTTGTGTACCGTCGTCAAGAATTTTGGCTTTTTTTGTGCGGCGGCGCAGGGCATCATATTCATATGCCCATACGTCTTTTTCCCATGTGTTATTTTCAAACTTGGTAAAGGTTTCTATTCTGATAAGCTGGTCGAATAAATCATAATACAGATTTTGTATAATACCTTGGGCTTCACGACATACGATATTGCCCAATTCGTTATAGTAATAACTGATACCGTTGTAGTGGGTTACACGGTTATCCATGATTTTTTGGGGTGCCGGATTATTTCTTATTTGTTCCATCATCAAAAACCTTTCCGGTTAAAAATTTTAGATATTGCAACTTGGGTTTTCAGACGGCCTTTGGCAACAGGCCGCCTGAAAGGTATTCAGCCATTTTCTCCGCTTTTCGGGTGCTGCCCTTTTCTCTCTGCCTTTCTGGCTTCCCTTGCGGCTTTAAGCTCGGCTTCTTTCTGACGGGCAGTTTTCAGCCAGCTTTCCCATTGGTTCGGCGTTTCGAGTGTGATTCTGCCGATGTGGCCGTCGCGGAAATCGGTAAGGATGTTTTCGGCGGCTTTTTGGTAGTTAATGCGTCCGCCGCTTAATACGGCTCCGCGTTTTTTGGCGATCCATTCGAGCCAGTCGGTGTCGTTCCAGTGGCTGCTGGGGTCTTTGTCGGCTTGGTAACGTGCCTGCAACAGGGGCAGGTAGTGGCGGCGCAGGTAGTCGAGCAGTTCGAGGGCGACTTCTTCTTCGTCGAGTGCGTTGCGGCCTACGGCTCCGCTGGCGGCGAGGTTGTAGCCGCTTTCTTCTACGATGATTTTCGGCCACAGCATGCCGGGGGTGTCGTAGAGCCAGAAGTCGTCGGCGAGAAACAGGCGTTGTTCGGCTTTGGTGATGCCGGGTTCGTTGCCGGTTTTGGCGGATTTTTTGCCGATCATGCCGTTTATCAGGGTGGATTTGCCGACGTTAGGGATGCCGCAGATGAGTACGCGCAGGGGTTTGTCGATGCCGCCACGGTTAGGCATCATGTTGCGGCAGGCGCGGGTGATTTTGGCGGTTGCGCCTTGCTCGGAAGAGTCGAGGGCGATGGCTTGGGTGTCTGGCCGGCTGTTGTAGTAATTGAGCCAAACGGCGGTTCGTTCGGGGTCGGCAAGGTCTTGTTTATTGAGGATTTTGAGCTTGGGCTTGCCTTCGGAAAGCTGTGCCAGCAGGGGGTTTTCGCTGGAGGCAGGCAGGCGGGCATCGAGCATTTCGATCACCATATCAATGCTTTTGATGCGCTCGGCGATGGCTTTTTTCGCCTTGTTCATGTGGCCGGGAAACCATTGGATTGCCATGTGTCTGTTCTCTTGATGGGTAAGGGGAGCGGAAACTTCGATAAAGTGTTAAGCAGTGAAACTGCTGTTCACACGGCTTTTGCGAGAGTGTGTTGAGACAAAAGGTTTCCTGCGCCGGAATAACGTAATCAGGCAGCCCGACAACAGGCTGCCTGAATTTGATGCGGCAATTATAGCATATTGTTTTGTTTTAGGCTTTTCAGACGGCCTCTGATAGCAAGAGGCCGTCTGAAAAGATATTTAACGCTCTGCCAATACGGATAGCTGACGGTGGCGAACCAGTAATTCGTAATGGCCTTTCAACCGCTCGGCCAACTGCTCCACAACATATACGGAGCGGTGCTGCCCTCCCGTACAGCCGATGCCGATGGTAACGTAGCTGCGGCTTTCTACCTGCATCTGCGGCAGCCAGCGGTTCATAAAACTACTGATGTCGTTAATCATTTCCTGCACAGCGGGTTGGTCGGCCAAATAGTCCTGAATCGGCTTATCCATTCCGTTAAACGGACGTAGCTCGGTATCGTAGTAAGGGTTAGGCAGGCTCCTCATGTCAAACAGAAAATCAACATTGGTCGGCACGCCGTATTTAAAGCCAAACGATTCTAAAATTACCAATAGGCCTTTGCGCTCATGCTTCAGCCATTGCTGCACGGTATAACGAAGCTGCTGGGCATTCATTTTAGAAGTGTCGATACAATAAGCCAACTCACGTAGCGGCGAAAGCCATGCCCGCTCTTTTTGCAAACTCTCAAGCAATGTCATGGTTTGACCGGACAACGGGTGGCTGCGGCGCGTTTCGGAAAAGCGGCGTATCAGCACAGCTTCATCCGCTTCTAAAAACAACACTTCTATATCATAACCTTGTTCACGCAGATATTGTATTTGCTCACCCGCCTCATTGATATCGATACGCGAACGGATATCGACGCTGATGCCAAGTTGGGTTACTTCACTATTATCGAGATGATACTGGATCAGGCCGGGCAATAATTTCATCGGCAAGTTGTCGACACAGTAATAGCCTAAATCTTCCAATAATTTGAGAGCAACCGATTTTCCCGAACCGGAAAGACCGCTAATCAGCACTATTTTCATGATCGGATTCGTTTTCTTTCAAAATGTTTTGGTGGCGTTCGAGAAATTCCCTCGTACTGTCTTTACCTCTCAACTGCAAAATATAATTACGCACCGCCGCCTCCACCAATACGGCTAAGTTCCGCCCTACTGCCACCGGTAAGGTAACGGAACGGATGTTTACATTTAAAATGGATTCGGTTTCAGTGCGTATACTCAAACGGTCGAGCTGCTTCATATAATCATCGTCAGCAGCAACCAAATTGATAATAAGCTGGAGAATTTTTTTAGGACGGATAGAGGTTTCACCGAAAATATGGCGGATATTGAGCACACCCAAACCACGAACCTCGAGAAAATCTTTCAGCATGGGCGGACAACGACCATCCAAGGTTTCCGGACCGGTACGGTACAATTCAACCGCATCGTCGGCAATTAAGCTGTGGCCGCGCGAAATCAGCTCTAAAGCCAACTCGCTTTTACCCAAACCCGACTGGCCGGTAATCAATACGCCGATTTCAAACACATCCAGAAATACGCCATACTTAACAGTGGAAACAGCCAATGTACGTTGCAGATAAATCCGCAAAACGTCCATCAAATACGGGCTTTCCAGCTTCGATGTCAACAGCGGCACATTATTGGTATGACAGTAGTCTCGCAATATAGGCGGCACAGACAAGCTATTGGCAACAATAACCAATGCCATTGAAAAATCGAAAAGCTGGCTGAAACTGACAGCCGTTTCTTCTGCTTCCAAGCGGGTCAGATATTCGACTTCCGCCACACCCAATACCTGCACCTGATTGGGGTGGATAAAATTCAAATGGCCGACCAGCGCCAAAACGGGCTTGTCGGCCTCAACCCCGATACGGTTATCGGCTCCTGCCGTACCTGCCGCCCACGCCAGCTGCAGCTTATGTTGGTTGTCTTGGTACAGACGGCGAACGGAAATGCTCGGCATAGTCGATTACTCTGCGTTTAACAAACTCTGCACTTCTTCGGGCGTAGCAGCAGCCATTAAAGCTTCACGTACTGATTTTTGGGAGAATCTGCCGGCCAATTTCGACAACACTTCCAAATGCTCTCCGGTGGCATTTTCAGGCACAAGCAGCACAAAAATCAAGGAAACGGGTTTACCGTCGGGCGCATCAAAAGCTACCGGTTCTTTAGTGCGGATAAATGCTCCCACCGCTTTTTTCACTGAAGCATGGCGGCCGTGCGGAATCGCCACCCCTTGCCCCAAACCGGTGGTACCGAGCTTTTCACGGGCAAACAGACAATCAAAAACATCGGCGCGTGCCAGTTCCGCTTCGTTTTCCAGCAGCAGGCCTGCCTGCTCGAAAACCCGTTTTTTACTGCTGACTTCCAAATCCAGCACAATATGGGATAAAGGCAAGATTTCGCTGATCAGGCTCATATAATTCTCTTCACACTAGGCAAAACAGGCTGTGATTGTACCTACTGTTCTATCAAAGCTCAAATTTTTCAGGGTTGCTTTACACTTGGCATTTCTGGCAATTTTTTATTTATCCCCTTTAACTTCAATAATTTATGTCAAAGAAAACATAAAGGCCGTCTGAAAAATACATTTCGGACAGCCTATCTATTTTATGCCGTTTGTTTTCAGACGGCCTGTATTGCCACCCATATATAATGCCAGGTAATACCTAAAAACCACGCCATGCCGATGCGGTTGTTTTCAAGAAAAGTGCGGAAGCATGCCCAACGGTCGCGGCTTTGGATTTCCTTATATTGCTCATACTGCCAATAAACCGTCAGCGGCAACGCCATCCAATAAGGCCATGTTGCGCCGATTTGGAAACCCAGTATCACCATCAGCATGGTGAACCAGAAATGGCACAGCATCACGGCGGAAATATCATTGTCGCCGAAAGTAATGGCTGAGGTGCGGATACCGATTTTTAAATCGTCTTCCTTATCGGCCATCGCATAAATGGTGTCATAGGCCAGCGTCCACAGCACATTGGCAGTAAACAGCAGCCATGCCAGCGGCGGCACGGTTTCGGTAACGGCGGCAAACGCCATCGGAATGCCGAACGAGAAAGCCAACCCCAGATAAAACTGCGGCAACGGGAAAAAACGCTTGGTAAACGGATAAGTTACCGCCAAAAACAACGCCGGCAAACTCATCAGCCAAGTAAGGCGGTTGAGCGGCAGCAGACACAATGCCGCCAACAAGCAGAGAATCAAGGCCAGCAATATGGCTTCTTCAGGAGAAACCAAACCCCGAGCAAAGGGCCGGGCTTTGGTGCGTTCTACTGCGCCGTCGAAGCCGCGGTCAGCAAAGTCGTTCACCACACAGCCTGCACTGCGCATCAAAAACGTACCGACGGCAAAAGCCAGCAGCACCACAAAATCAGGCACGCCTTCCGAAGCAATCCATAAAGCCCACAGCGTAGGCCACAGCAGCAGCAACGTGCCGATGGGTTTTTCCACGCGCATCAGCTTGCTGTAAATCACCAGCCTGCCTACCACGTAACGCGGCAAAAATTTCAAGAGTAAACGTCTAACATTCATGCGTAATATTAACTATATTTATTAGATTAATTGCAACAAAAAAGCCGTCTGTTCCCAAACGGCTTCAAAACTGTGCGAATTATAATCCAATCAATTAAAACAATCACACCGTTAAACAAAATTTTTCAAGTTGGGAAGAAAACACTCTGCCAAGCCCAGTTTTTTACCGTGCCAATCAAACAGAGAACGGCGCGCCAGCACCGCCTCGCCGTCAAATCCGCTTAAAACACAGGCATCTTTTAAGAAGGCATATTCAAACGGTGAACGGATTAAAGGCAGCGAACCGTCAAACAAGCGCTCACCCAGCGGGCGGGTGCCACAGTCAAGCAGATTGCGCCATTCGGAAGCTGATGCCGCACACAAACTGCGCGCCCACACCACCGGCGTATCGTCCAAACATAGCAATACGTCGCGGGCAAACCATTCTGATGCTTCGTTTTTATCGAGGCCGTCTGAAAACAAGTCGTCAAAACCGCTGCTGCCCAAATGCAACAAGCACACGGAGAAAGCATGCCCCAAACTGCGTAAAGCCACGGTAAGCGATTGCGCCTGCATAATGCCGTCTGCACCGGCCGGCAAATTGTGTTCCGGCAGTTTATCCTGCCATATCAAGGTATTACTCATATCGATTTGTTGTCATTATTTTTTACGGTCGGTTTCAGACGGCCTGATACAACTTCGGAACATCATATCCTTAGTCGATCTTCACATATTCCACCGACAAAATTTCAATCACTTCTTTACCTTCCGGCCCGTGCAACACAACTTCGTCTCCCTCGTGCGCTTTAATCAGGCAGCGGGCCAGCGGTGAAATCCATGAAATTTTGTTTCGGGCGGTATCAATCTCGTCGACACCCACGATTCTAACCGTCTGCTCGCTACCGTCGCCGCGTAACAACTCAACCGTCGCGCCGAAAAAAACCTGATCGGTTGCTTCGCGCTGCTCAGGGTCAACCACTTGCGCGGCTTCCAAACGCTTGGTTAAAAAACGGATGCGGCGGTCAATTTCACGCATACGGCGTTTACCGTAAAGATAGTCGCCGTTTTCGCTGCGGTCGCCGTTACTTGCCGCCCAGTTAACAATCTGCACGATTTCCGGGCGCTCTTTGTTGACAAGGCTGTACAGCTCGTCTTTCAAAGCCTGCCAGCCTGCGGGGGTGATGTAGTTTATCGGGGGAGATTGCGGTGCATCGGTACTCATATCTCAATAAGGCCGTCTGAAAACTTCAAAGCGGGTATTTTACTGCATTCCTCAAGAGGCCGTCTGAAATTAATCCCTTCAAGACGAATGCAGTGGCTCCGCATAACTGGTATAGTTAAACCCTAAACCGATAATAAACAAAAGGAAAACGCTTCTTCTCCGGTGCTGCTTTCAGACGGCCTGATTGTGCCTTATTTATAAATCGATAAATACCGCTTCAAAACATGCCCCGCCTATATCCCCATGAACGAGGACTGTATGCATCTGCCGCAAAAGATTTTTTCCACCGTTACCCTTACTGCCGCCGCGCTGCTTGTTACGGCGGATGCCGCGCCTTCTGCCAAATCGAATACGCCCCGACAAGCGGTGGCAGCCGCCAAAAACGTGGTGAAAGGGCATATTACCGACATCAACCTAACCCGCTCATACGGCCGCAGCTACTATGAAATCAATATCGCCAGTAACAAACGCAGCTACGAAGTGCTGGTAGACGCACAGCACGGCAGAGTGCTTTCCGTGATTCCGGATTACGAACCAGAATAATCTGTTGCAAGCCCTATAACTGCAAAAT includes the following:
- the ylqF gene encoding ribosome biogenesis GTPase YlqF, whose translation is MAIQWFPGHMNKAKKAIAERIKSIDMVIEMLDARLPASSENPLLAQLSEGKPKLKILNKQDLADPERTAVWLNYYNSRPDTQAIALDSSEQGATAKITRACRNMMPNRGGIDKPLRVLICGIPNVGKSTLINGMIGKKSAKTGNEPGITKAEQRLFLADDFWLYDTPGMLWPKIIVEESGYNLAASGAVGRNALDEEEVALELLDYLRRHYLPLLQARYQADKDPSSHWNDTDWLEWIAKKRGAVLSGGRINYQKAAENILTDFRDGHIGRITLETPNQWESWLKTARQKEAELKAAREARKAERKGQHPKSGENG
- a CDS encoding PepSY domain-containing protein, with amino-acid sequence MHLPQKIFSTVTLTAAALLVTADAAPSAKSNTPRQAVAAAKNVVKGHITDINLTRSYGRSYYEINIASNKRSYEVLVDAQHGRVLSVIPDYEPE
- the ubiA gene encoding 4-hydroxybenzoate octaprenyltransferase; this translates as MNVRRLLLKFLPRYVVGRLVIYSKLMRVEKPIGTLLLLWPTLWALWIASEGVPDFVVLLAFAVGTFLMRSAGCVVNDFADRGFDGAVERTKARPFARGLVSPEEAILLALILCLLAALCLLPLNRLTWLMSLPALFLAVTYPFTKRFFPLPQFYLGLAFSFGIPMAFAAVTETVPPLAWLLFTANVLWTLAYDTIYAMADKEDDLKIGIRTSAITFGDNDISAVMLCHFWFTMLMVILGFQIGATWPYWMALPLTVYWQYEQYKEIQSRDRWACFRTFLENNRIGMAWFLGITWHYIWVAIQAV
- a CDS encoding RHS repeat domain-containing protein, which gives rise to MMEQIRNNPAPQKIMDNRVTHYNGISYYYNELGNIVCREAQGIIQNLYYDLFDQLIRIETFTKFENNTWEKDVWAYEYDALRRRTKKAKILDDGTQTNITEFLWDGSRLFQEIYANGRYTYTYADQNSYEPLAQVHNWTNAEGETNETIFYFHCDQASSPREMTDKDGNLVWYGKYRAWGQLTFAESLVPNVHQPFRLQGQYYDPESGLHYNFHRYYDPNFGRFMTQDPIGLAGGSNAYFAFPNAQTWADPLGLIRILPGKKGTSVHANPGPNATPPGSRAEHDPPHVHLGSNDGPRMSTETFEPFTDADNRKMSKEQKDFCKGLRKEKDSQRRETIQKRQQQVFDTGTFDE
- a CDS encoding chorismate--pyruvate lyase family protein yields the protein MSNTLIWQDKLPEHNLPAGADGIMQAQSLTVALRSLGHAFSVCLLHLGSSGFDDLFSDGLDKNEASEWFARDVLLCLDDTPVVWARSLCAASASEWRNLLDCGTRPLGERLFDGSLPLIRSPFEYAFLKDACVLSGFDGEAVLARRSLFDWHGKKLGLAECFLPNLKNFV
- the greB gene encoding transcription elongation factor GreB; translated protein: MSTDAPQSPPINYITPAGWQALKDELYSLVNKERPEIVQIVNWAASNGDRSENGDYLYGKRRMREIDRRIRFLTKRLEAAQVVDPEQREATDQVFFGATVELLRGDGSEQTVRIVGVDEIDTARNKISWISPLARCLIKAHEGDEVVLHGPEGKEVIEILSVEYVKID
- the rapZ gene encoding RNase adapter RapZ; protein product: MKIVLISGLSGSGKSVALKLLEDLGYYCVDNLPMKLLPGLIQYHLDNSEVTQLGISVDIRSRIDINEAGEQIQYLREQGYDIEVLFLEADEAVLIRRFSETRRSHPLSGQTMTLLESLQKERAWLSPLRELAYCIDTSKMNAQQLRYTVQQWLKHERKGLLVILESFGFKYGVPTNVDFLFDMRSLPNPYYDTELRPFNGMDKPIQDYLADQPAVQEMINDISSFMNRWLPQMQVESRSYVTIGIGCTGGQHRSVYVVEQLAERLKGHYELLVRHRQLSVLAER
- the hprK gene encoding HPr(Ser) kinase/phosphatase — protein: MPSISVRRLYQDNQHKLQLAWAAGTAGADNRIGVEADKPVLALVGHLNFIHPNQVQVLGVAEVEYLTRLEAEETAVSFSQLFDFSMALVIVANSLSVPPILRDYCHTNNVPLLTSKLESPYLMDVLRIYLQRTLAVSTVKYGVFLDVFEIGVLITGQSGLGKSELALELISRGHSLIADDAVELYRTGPETLDGRCPPMLKDFLEVRGLGVLNIRHIFGETSIRPKKILQLIINLVAADDDYMKQLDRLSIRTETESILNVNIRSVTLPVAVGRNLAVLVEAAVRNYILQLRGKDSTREFLERHQNILKENESDHENSAD
- the ptsN gene encoding PTS IIA-like nitrogen regulatory protein PtsN, whose translation is MSLISEILPLSHIVLDLEVSSKKRVFEQAGLLLENEAELARADVFDCLFAREKLGTTGLGQGVAIPHGRHASVKKAVGAFIRTKEPVAFDAPDGKPVSLIFVLLVPENATGEHLEVLSKLAGRFSQKSVREALMAAATPEEVQSLLNAE
- the scpB gene encoding SMC-Scp complex subunit ScpB, translating into MTEKLPPDALIEAALLTQTEPLSEKTMRELCVPPLSPDKLIDVLANLKTRWQNRALQLVHTHEGWRFQIAQAAFERLGSLQEQRAPRYSRAVMETLAIIAYQQPVTRGDIEGIRGVAVSQNVMQTLQDRGWIEIIGHRDSIGRPALWATTNVFLSDLQLESLEELPPLTELGELVLPDLIEPAESGDEEETEAGQTEPLSEPPVLN